From Pseudothermotoga thermarum DSM 5069, a single genomic window includes:
- a CDS encoding ATP-binding protein: protein MLINREKECEFLRKKVASNKAELLVIYGRRRVGKTFLLQNCLQNALFFTADLSNNLQLMNRFLDEIKDILKLPPTLRISSWDEFFALLKNVFESRNNLKTIVFDEFQYIPMRDESFMSIFQRWWDEVFSKMKVKIILCGSYVGIIEKIALSQNSPLYGRRTGQYEILPLDFFDSIKFLSFESKEDYVKAYSITDGIPIYLLEFAEYKDFETALMEKILSPGEFLVDEGKFITLEEFNDPSNYFSILVSIANGKTTPNEIAADSGVDYKSINVYLSKLVDLKFVEKEFPFSISKKPKQKPHYRISDEYLRFYFRYLHVYKDLIHRGKKEEVKEKILASFDQHVSFTFEKIARQHLLRKFGVEKVGRWWSKDVEIDLVAIKNDILYVGECKWTNKKVDNRTLNKLKGKVPYLLKELQMDNLNVVYCLYSKSGFENLKESEELKLIDLEEIFK, encoded by the coding sequence ATGCTCATAAACAGGGAAAAGGAATGTGAATTTTTGAGGAAAAAAGTAGCGAGCAACAAAGCCGAGCTTTTGGTCATATACGGTAGAAGGCGAGTTGGAAAAACCTTTTTGCTCCAGAATTGTTTGCAGAATGCTTTGTTCTTCACCGCTGATCTTTCGAACAATCTGCAGTTGATGAACCGATTTCTCGATGAAATAAAAGACATTTTGAAGCTACCACCAACCTTGAGAATATCCTCTTGGGACGAATTTTTTGCTCTTCTTAAGAATGTTTTTGAATCAAGAAATAATTTAAAGACCATCGTATTTGATGAATTTCAATACATTCCCATGCGTGATGAAAGCTTTATGAGTATCTTTCAAAGATGGTGGGACGAAGTCTTTTCAAAGATGAAAGTGAAAATCATCTTATGTGGTTCATACGTTGGAATAATTGAGAAAATTGCTCTTTCTCAAAACAGCCCACTGTATGGAAGAAGAACTGGGCAATATGAAATTCTCCCGCTTGATTTTTTTGATTCGATCAAATTTCTAAGTTTCGAAAGCAAAGAAGATTATGTGAAAGCCTACAGTATCACAGACGGCATACCGATTTATCTTCTTGAATTTGCAGAATACAAAGACTTTGAAACCGCTTTGATGGAAAAAATCCTTTCTCCTGGAGAATTTTTAGTCGACGAAGGAAAATTCATCACCTTGGAGGAATTCAACGATCCTTCGAACTATTTTTCCATCCTCGTTTCAATAGCCAACGGTAAGACTACGCCAAATGAAATAGCCGCAGATTCCGGTGTTGATTACAAAAGCATAAACGTTTATCTTTCAAAATTGGTTGATCTGAAGTTTGTGGAAAAGGAATTCCCATTTTCAATTAGCAAAAAACCAAAGCAAAAGCCGCATTACCGCATTTCGGATGAGTATTTGAGGTTTTATTTCAGATACCTCCATGTTTATAAGGATCTAATACACCGAGGGAAGAAAGAAGAAGTAAAAGAAAAAATACTTGCATCTTTTGACCAACATGTCTCTTTCACATTTGAAAAAATAGCTCGACAGCATCTTTTAAGAAAGTTTGGTGTAGAAAAGGTTGGAAGATGGTGGTCAAAGGATGTGGAAATAGATTTGGTTGCCATAAAGAATGATATTTTATACGTTGGAGAATGCAAATGGACCAACAAAAAGGTTGACAACAGAACTCTGAACAAACTTAAAGGTAAAGTTCCCTATCTTTTGAAAGAACTTCAGATGGATAACCTCAACGTTGTTTATTGTCTTTACTCAAAAAGCGGATTTGAAAACCTCAAAGAATCTGAGGAATTAAAACTGATTGATCTTGAGGAAATTTTCAAATAA
- a CDS encoding HAD-IA family hydrolase — MKLFIFDVGNVVYSNTSVAPKIAKYLGITLEEFLKLAKSSGLDLLQKGLISVEDFWSNFSKLFGKSISEDLWAKFFDPLPIDGTIELIKKLRKHFRVVAGTNTILSHYEIHLKKGHYDIFDAVYASHVIHYTKPDPNFFMYILKSENAAPEETFFTDDDPKNVQCALALKINAFVFTDPKELESKLKQLLGH; from the coding sequence ATGAAACTTTTCATCTTCGATGTTGGCAACGTTGTTTATTCAAACACCTCTGTGGCACCTAAGATAGCAAAATATCTTGGTATAACCTTAGAAGAATTCCTAAAGTTGGCAAAGTCAAGCGGGCTTGATTTGCTTCAAAAAGGTTTGATCAGCGTGGAAGATTTTTGGAGTAATTTTTCCAAACTTTTTGGCAAAAGCATTTCAGAAGATCTTTGGGCAAAATTTTTCGATCCATTGCCGATCGATGGAACAATTGAGCTCATCAAAAAGCTAAGAAAGCATTTTAGAGTGGTGGCAGGAACAAACACCATTTTATCACATTATGAAATACATCTGAAAAAAGGTCATTATGATATATTCGACGCAGTTTATGCATCACACGTGATACATTACACCAAACCAGATCCCAATTTTTTCATGTACATCCTTAAAAGTGAAAATGCCGCTCCGGAAGAAACGTTTTTCACTGATGACGATCCAAAAAACGTTCAATGCGCCTTAGCCTTGAAAATCAACGCCTTTGTTTTCACTGATCCTAAGGAGCTTGAAAGCAAGTTGAAACAGCTGCTTGGACATTGA
- a CDS encoding M3 family oligoendopeptidase has product MIDLKFSEFVYQRPNVDQLEEKLRNLIESFKKANSFEQARDILNQINQLRNDFSTASAIATIRYCMNTLDDFYKKEKEYFDEASPRMEGVIVELYKALVSSPFKDQLQKEFGNQLFTIAQLQTKTFKPEVLEDLILENKLGTEYSNLVSSAKIPFEGQNLTLPQVAAFMQVADRQVRKKAAEAYFSFFERNEEKTDKIYDQLVEVRTKIAHKLGYENFVQLAYDRLGRSDYNPKMVAKFREAIKKYIVPVVSELREEQRKRLEVDVLKYYDFSVVLKEGNPKPKGEPDEIIQKARQMYEEMSPETGEFFNFMLEDELMDLKSREGKYPGGFCHFIPNYKSPFIFANFNGTQDDVEVLTHEAGHAFQVYRSRNFTVPEYYWPTTESCEIHSMSMEFFAWPWLELFYGQDAEKAKFVHLSSALFFIPYGTLVDEFQHLVYENPSMTPQQRKKLWRSLEKIYMPELDYDGNKFLENGGRWHRQTHIFESPFYYIDYVLAQICAFQFWIKWEENRKKAFEDYLKLCDAGGSKSFMELVKLANLSSPFEEETIKKVAEKVVLWLEKQKI; this is encoded by the coding sequence GTGATAGATTTGAAGTTTTCAGAATTTGTTTATCAAAGGCCGAACGTTGATCAACTGGAGGAAAAGCTTAGAAATTTGATCGAAAGCTTCAAAAAAGCAAACAGCTTTGAACAAGCGCGGGATATTTTAAACCAGATCAACCAGCTTAGGAACGATTTTTCAACGGCTTCAGCTATTGCAACCATAAGGTACTGCATGAACACTTTGGATGATTTTTACAAAAAGGAGAAAGAATACTTCGATGAAGCGTCACCAAGAATGGAGGGTGTAATCGTCGAGCTTTACAAAGCGCTTGTGAGTTCACCGTTTAAAGATCAACTTCAAAAGGAATTTGGAAATCAGCTTTTCACCATAGCTCAGCTTCAAACAAAAACATTCAAACCAGAGGTGCTTGAGGATCTAATTCTTGAAAACAAACTTGGAACTGAGTATTCAAACCTAGTTTCTTCGGCCAAGATACCTTTTGAAGGGCAAAACCTTACCTTGCCGCAGGTTGCGGCTTTCATGCAAGTTGCAGATCGACAGGTTCGAAAGAAGGCAGCTGAGGCTTACTTTTCGTTTTTTGAGAGAAATGAAGAGAAAACAGATAAGATTTACGATCAGCTTGTTGAGGTTAGAACAAAGATAGCACACAAATTGGGGTATGAAAATTTCGTTCAACTTGCTTACGATAGATTGGGTAGATCCGATTACAATCCAAAAATGGTTGCAAAATTCAGAGAAGCGATAAAAAAGTACATTGTACCGGTTGTTTCAGAACTTAGGGAAGAGCAAAGAAAACGATTGGAAGTGGATGTTCTTAAGTACTACGATTTCAGCGTTGTGTTGAAAGAGGGAAATCCAAAGCCAAAGGGAGAACCAGATGAAATAATTCAAAAGGCAAGGCAGATGTACGAAGAAATGTCGCCGGAAACCGGTGAGTTTTTCAACTTCATGCTCGAAGACGAGCTGATGGATTTGAAAAGCAGGGAAGGTAAATATCCAGGAGGATTTTGCCATTTCATACCCAACTACAAATCGCCTTTCATATTTGCCAACTTCAACGGTACGCAGGACGATGTGGAAGTATTAACACACGAGGCAGGGCATGCTTTCCAAGTTTATCGAAGCAGAAATTTCACGGTTCCAGAATATTATTGGCCAACGACCGAATCTTGCGAGATTCATTCCATGAGCATGGAATTTTTTGCATGGCCATGGCTTGAGCTGTTCTACGGTCAAGATGCCGAAAAAGCCAAGTTTGTACATCTTTCGTCTGCGCTTTTCTTCATACCTTATGGAACCCTTGTGGATGAATTTCAGCATTTGGTCTACGAAAATCCATCGATGACGCCGCAGCAAAGGAAAAAACTTTGGAGAAGTCTTGAGAAGATATACATGCCAGAACTCGATTACGATGGAAATAAATTTTTGGAAAACGGTGGAAGGTGGCACAGACAGACTCACATTTTTGAAAGCCCATTTTACTACATCGACTATGTTCTTGCACAAATATGTGCCTTCCAATTTTGGATCAAATGGGAAGAAAATAGGAAAAAAGCCTTCGAAGATTACCTTAAGCTTTGCGATGCAGGTGGAAGCAAATCCTTCATGGAACTCGTTAAACTTGCAAATTTAAGTTCACCGTTCGAGGAAGAGACGATTAAAAAGGTCGCAGAGAAGGTTGTCTTGTGGCTCGAAAAACAAAAAATATAA
- a CDS encoding DegV family protein: MNCAIVVDSTIDIPEDYVCPIPLYILPLRIFIDNKEYKDRVDISCEEIYEELEKGKKITTSLPSPSDALSLLQKLSKQFEQIVVLTVSSKLSGTFNMIKMLVEQMSLKKVNVFDTKAVSGKIFHIVQRVAADLLKGEKITQEKILEYNKSSLMLFVLNSLEYLKKGGRIGKLSAFMGKLFNLKPILSIDEEGEVYKVTTAKSEEQMIDKIVELVERFAPDRRTVYAGYGKKTMERLVFKLQEKLGKIAGLARIGPAVAAHAGPETFGVLVVKE, encoded by the coding sequence ATGAATTGTGCAATCGTTGTTGATAGCACCATAGATATACCTGAAGATTACGTTTGCCCGATTCCGTTGTACATCTTGCCACTTAGAATATTCATCGATAACAAAGAATACAAAGATCGAGTGGATATCTCTTGTGAGGAAATTTATGAAGAACTCGAGAAAGGAAAGAAAATCACCACGTCCTTACCGAGTCCTTCTGACGCTTTGAGTTTGCTGCAAAAGTTGAGCAAACAGTTTGAGCAAATAGTTGTTTTAACTGTTTCCAGTAAGCTGAGCGGAACCTTCAACATGATAAAAATGTTGGTCGAACAAATGAGCTTGAAGAAAGTCAACGTTTTTGATACTAAAGCTGTGAGTGGGAAAATTTTTCATATAGTTCAACGCGTTGCCGCAGATTTGCTTAAAGGCGAGAAAATCACCCAAGAAAAGATACTTGAATACAACAAAAGTTCCTTGATGCTGTTCGTTTTAAATTCCCTTGAATACCTCAAAAAAGGAGGAAGGATAGGAAAGCTGAGCGCTTTTATGGGAAAGCTTTTCAACCTCAAGCCCATTCTTTCTATAGACGAAGAAGGCGAAGTTTACAAAGTCACAACTGCCAAAAGTGAAGAGCAAATGATCGACAAGATAGTTGAGCTTGTTGAACGTTTCGCACCAGACAGACGAACCGTTTACGCTGGATATGGAAAAAAGACCATGGAAAGGCTTGTTTTCAAGCTTCAGGAAAAACTTGGGAAGATAGCTGGACTTGCTCGGATAGGACCAGCGGTGGCTGCGCACGCAGGACCTGAAACCTTTGGTGTTTTGGTGGTTAAAGAATGA
- a CDS encoding response regulator transcription factor has protein sequence MRILIVEDNEDLLKTVKKFLEKEGYVVDTATDGDEGLDKAFENRYDCIVLDIMLPGIDGFEFVKALRESGIEVPVLMLTALDAVEDKVKGLSLGADDYLTKPFDLRELSARIASLIRRSQMVKGEELKFKDLKINTKAKSVRIKDVELKLSKREYELLEFFLRNPNVVFTREEILEKVWQNERYIRSNVVDVYISYLRNKLRDFGYDKYIETVPTLGYRFRWEERL, from the coding sequence ATGCGAATTCTAATCGTCGAGGACAACGAAGATTTGCTCAAAACCGTTAAAAAGTTTCTTGAAAAAGAAGGTTATGTGGTTGATACGGCAACCGATGGCGATGAAGGGTTGGATAAAGCCTTTGAAAATCGTTACGATTGCATAGTTTTGGACATAATGCTCCCAGGGATCGATGGCTTTGAGTTCGTCAAGGCGTTGAGGGAAAGTGGCATAGAAGTTCCTGTTCTGATGCTTACCGCTTTGGATGCTGTGGAAGACAAGGTAAAAGGGCTTTCTCTTGGCGCGGACGATTATTTGACGAAACCTTTCGATTTGAGAGAGCTTTCGGCAAGAATAGCGAGCTTGATTCGAAGATCTCAAATGGTTAAAGGCGAAGAGTTGAAGTTCAAAGATCTTAAAATCAACACGAAGGCTAAAAGCGTTCGAATAAAAGATGTTGAACTTAAGCTTAGCAAAAGAGAATACGAACTTTTGGAGTTTTTCCTTAGAAATCCAAACGTGGTTTTCACTAGGGAAGAAATTCTTGAAAAAGTTTGGCAGAATGAAAGGTACATCAGAAGCAACGTGGTGGACGTGTATATTTCGTACCTTAGAAATAAGTTGAGAGATTTTGGGTACGATAAGTATATAGAAACTGTGCCAACCCTTGGGTATAGATTCCGATGGGAAGAAAGGTTATGA
- a CDS encoding HAMP domain-containing sensor histidine kinase, which translates to MKSLRKSIEKFYLSILIISLCSIALVLFFVVERLSINQIDRELEYFMADLIRYLEEPTKEPVALFGKRDVGFLVVEDGKTIASFQIPSDLIFQLVSFQEGFRFFSGYKVFVKPFEVYKVIIVKSTKQRNTMLLTLAFSLISTLVGVILLAMYFGSKLVEKLVKPIEDIGLQMDEVSKGLREKIEVQATSKEVFKLQTQINEALDRLKKTMEELRSFASYLSHQLRNPLASAKAQVEFLLSYQEHSQELESVLKNLNKMVRIIEGLLLLARIQHQKEGNFVQEDLSSILMESLEQLMQKFPHIEFELDIQPKVTFSCIKDLMEHVFTNLVENACKYCEGSNQVFVRLYKDDSTVIFKVENFGRAIPEEERNKIFERFFRGSKTKGEGLGLGLPIAKAIVELHKGQIRYYHDQGKNVFEVLFND; encoded by the coding sequence ATGAAATCTCTTCGAAAGAGTATAGAGAAGTTCTACCTGTCGATTCTCATCATCAGCCTTTGTTCGATAGCCTTGGTTTTGTTTTTCGTGGTGGAAAGACTTTCAATAAATCAAATCGACAGAGAACTTGAATATTTCATGGCGGATTTGATCAGATATCTTGAAGAACCGACGAAAGAACCTGTGGCGTTGTTTGGCAAAAGGGACGTTGGATTTTTGGTTGTTGAAGACGGTAAAACCATTGCAAGTTTTCAAATCCCAAGCGACTTGATTTTTCAGCTTGTTTCTTTTCAAGAAGGTTTTCGCTTCTTTTCAGGCTACAAGGTTTTTGTAAAACCTTTCGAGGTTTACAAAGTGATAATAGTAAAAAGCACAAAGCAAAGGAATACAATGCTTTTAACGCTTGCGTTCAGTTTGATTTCAACCTTGGTTGGAGTCATTCTGCTTGCAATGTACTTTGGAAGCAAGCTTGTTGAAAAGCTTGTTAAACCAATTGAAGATATCGGGCTACAGATGGACGAAGTTTCAAAAGGTTTAAGGGAAAAAATAGAGGTTCAAGCCACCAGCAAGGAGGTTTTTAAACTTCAAACTCAGATCAACGAAGCTTTGGATCGGTTGAAGAAAACCATGGAAGAACTCAGAAGTTTTGCTTCGTATTTGTCTCACCAGCTTAGAAATCCCCTTGCAAGTGCAAAAGCGCAGGTTGAATTTTTGCTTTCATACCAAGAACATTCCCAGGAACTGGAATCTGTCTTGAAAAATCTGAACAAAATGGTTCGAATCATTGAAGGATTGCTTTTGCTGGCTAGGATTCAACATCAAAAGGAAGGGAACTTCGTGCAGGAGGATTTGTCTTCAATTTTGATGGAATCTTTGGAACAGCTCATGCAGAAGTTTCCACATATAGAATTCGAGCTTGACATACAACCGAAGGTGACTTTCTCGTGCATAAAAGATTTGATGGAACATGTTTTTACAAACTTAGTGGAAAACGCTTGCAAGTACTGTGAAGGTTCAAACCAAGTTTTTGTAAGACTTTATAAAGACGACAGCACGGTGATTTTCAAAGTTGAAAACTTTGGAAGAGCGATACCAGAAGAAGAAAGAAACAAAATCTTTGAAAGATTTTTCAGAGGTTCAAAAACAAAAGGAGAAGGGCTTGGCTTGGGTTTGCCAATAGCAAAAGCCATCGTTGAACTTCATAAAGGACAGATAAGGTATTACCACGATCAAGGAAAGAATGTCTTTGAAGTTTTGTTCAATGATTAG
- the trxB gene encoding thioredoxin-disulfide reductase has protein sequence MFFDFQFAKQIKDYYDVVIVGGGPAALGAAVYARRAGLSVLVVEKVLEGGQLNFTTTIDNYLGFPNIEGKELASKMKEHAEYLGTEFLNETVEEVILNGDLKAIRTDSERIVSGKVLMIATGAEPKKLSVEGEKELAGKGVSYCATCDGYFFKDKKVAVVGGGDTAISDALYLARIAESVTVIHRRDKLRAVKSLQEKAFATPKIKFMWDTVVEKFEGDQYLRAVVVKNVKTGETSKLEVDGVFIAIGLTPNSGLVKDIVQLDEQGYIITNEWMETSVKGIYAIGDVRKKNVRQIITAVADGAIAAIHAAENYF, from the coding sequence ATGTTCTTTGATTTTCAGTTTGCAAAGCAAATCAAAGACTATTACGACGTTGTGATCGTTGGTGGTGGACCTGCTGCGCTTGGCGCAGCGGTCTACGCTCGTCGAGCAGGCTTGAGCGTGCTTGTTGTGGAAAAAGTTCTTGAGGGAGGGCAATTGAACTTCACAACAACTATAGACAACTACCTTGGCTTTCCAAACATCGAAGGAAAAGAGTTGGCTTCGAAGATGAAAGAACACGCCGAATACCTTGGCACAGAATTTCTTAACGAGACTGTTGAAGAGGTAATCTTGAATGGAGACTTGAAAGCCATTAGAACTGATTCTGAGAGAATTGTGAGCGGCAAAGTTTTGATGATCGCAACTGGGGCTGAACCAAAAAAGCTTTCCGTTGAAGGTGAAAAAGAACTTGCGGGAAAAGGAGTTTCTTACTGCGCAACCTGCGATGGTTATTTTTTCAAAGACAAAAAGGTCGCGGTTGTGGGAGGAGGAGATACGGCCATAAGCGATGCGCTCTATCTTGCAAGAATTGCTGAAAGCGTTACAGTCATCCACAGGCGCGACAAACTTAGAGCTGTGAAAAGCCTTCAAGAAAAAGCTTTTGCAACTCCAAAAATCAAGTTCATGTGGGATACGGTGGTTGAAAAATTCGAAGGCGATCAATACCTTAGAGCCGTTGTTGTGAAAAACGTCAAAACTGGAGAAACAAGCAAGTTAGAAGTCGATGGAGTCTTTATAGCCATAGGATTAACACCAAACTCTGGGCTAGTCAAAGACATAGTTCAACTCGACGAACAAGGCTATATAATCACCAACGAGTGGATGGAAACATCAGTTAAAGGGATTTACGCCATAGGTGATGTCAGAAAGAAAAACGTTAGGCAGATAATAACCGCTGTGGCCGATGGAGCTATAGCTGCCATCCACGCAGCGGAAAATTATTTCTAA
- the pdo gene encoding protein disulfide oxidoreductase: MALLSEKDVQYLKRAFEEQLKDKVKILLFVDDATECEYCDLTNQVLNELASIDNRIEVTTYHIKRDKEVAQRYNIDKTPAIVMLDKNGNDTRIRFFGIPSGHEFSTLLQDIVAVSTGKPVLFNQKQIEEIKSINKPVNIKVFVTPTCPYCPKAVLLAHMAALVNPNIVGEMIEANEFPELSIRYGIASVPHTFINDKVDFIGAYPEGAFIRELLRAVGGA, translated from the coding sequence ATGGCATTGTTGAGCGAAAAAGACGTACAGTACTTGAAAAGAGCTTTTGAAGAACAGTTGAAAGACAAAGTGAAGATTTTGTTGTTCGTAGACGATGCAACTGAATGTGAATACTGCGATCTGACAAACCAAGTTTTAAACGAGCTTGCAAGCATAGACAACAGAATTGAGGTGACAACGTACCACATTAAAAGGGACAAAGAAGTTGCACAAAGATACAACATTGACAAAACGCCTGCCATTGTTATGCTCGACAAAAACGGTAACGACACAAGGATAAGGTTTTTCGGTATACCCTCTGGACATGAATTTTCAACCTTACTTCAAGATATAGTCGCTGTTTCAACTGGAAAACCCGTTTTATTCAACCAAAAGCAGATAGAAGAAATTAAATCGATAAACAAACCTGTGAACATCAAAGTCTTTGTCACACCGACTTGTCCGTACTGTCCAAAAGCGGTCTTGCTAGCTCACATGGCTGCCTTGGTGAATCCAAACATAGTTGGAGAAATGATCGAAGCAAACGAGTTTCCAGAGTTAAGTATCCGATATGGCATCGCGTCGGTACCTCATACTTTCATCAACGACAAAGTTGACTTCATCGGAGCCTATCCTGAAGGTGCGTTCATCAGAGAGCTTTTGAGGGCTGTAGGAGGCGCATAA
- a CDS encoding SPFH domain-containing protein yields MIIALGVLVLLILIIAATGIKIVRPYQRGLVERLGKFHREVGPGLHFIIPFFDRMTKVDMREMVIDVPPQEVITKDNVVVTVDAVIYYEVTDAYKVVYNVNNFQFATLKLAQTNLRNVIGELELDQTLTSREKINAKLRTVLDDATDKWGVRITRVEIKKIDPPKDITDAMSKQMKAERTKRAAILEAEGIKQAEILKAEGERNAAILRAEGEAEAIKKVAEANRYKLIAEAEGQAEAILKIFKAIHEGNPTNDLIAIRYLEALKEIANGKATKIFLPFEASGILSSIAGIAEILRKNEKEEESQKQ; encoded by the coding sequence ATGATAATAGCGTTGGGTGTGCTTGTTTTATTGATTCTCATAATAGCCGCAACTGGTATCAAAATCGTTAGACCTTACCAAAGAGGACTTGTAGAAAGGCTTGGAAAATTCCACAGAGAAGTCGGCCCAGGTTTACATTTCATCATCCCATTTTTTGACAGAATGACAAAAGTGGACATGAGAGAAATGGTCATCGACGTTCCACCACAAGAAGTCATAACCAAAGACAACGTCGTCGTAACAGTCGACGCCGTCATATACTACGAAGTCACGGATGCATACAAAGTTGTTTACAACGTAAACAACTTCCAATTTGCCACTTTAAAGCTCGCCCAAACGAACCTGAGAAACGTCATAGGTGAGCTAGAACTGGATCAAACGCTTACAAGTAGGGAAAAGATCAACGCAAAGCTTAGAACAGTTCTCGACGATGCAACGGACAAATGGGGAGTTAGAATCACAAGAGTTGAAATCAAAAAGATCGATCCTCCAAAAGACATAACCGACGCGATGAGCAAGCAAATGAAAGCTGAAAGAACAAAACGCGCTGCCATACTTGAGGCAGAAGGTATAAAACAAGCCGAAATATTGAAAGCCGAAGGTGAAAGGAACGCCGCGATATTGAGGGCAGAAGGAGAAGCGGAAGCGATCAAAAAGGTGGCTGAGGCAAACAGGTACAAACTCATCGCGGAGGCCGAAGGACAAGCCGAGGCAATTTTGAAAATCTTCAAAGCCATTCACGAAGGCAACCCAACCAACGACTTGATAGCAATCAGATACCTTGAGGCTTTGAAAGAAATAGCTAATGGAAAAGCAACGAAAATCTTCCTGCCGTTTGAGGCATCTGGTATACTTTCAAGCATAGCTGGAATTGCCGAAATTTTGAGAAAAAATGAAAAAGAGGAGGAAAGCCAAAAACAGTGA
- a CDS encoding NfeD family protein, protein MEPFVVWLILGVLLVIGEILTPTFFLLWFAIAAFVTSAVSTMFGTLVQLLTFIAVSAILVILTRPLAKKLVKQEPRKIHIDEIIGKIATVVETIDNKAGKGLVKIQGDIWRAYSEDDTVIEEGKKVQVLKVEGAHVVVRKVEGGEQG, encoded by the coding sequence ATGGAACCTTTTGTCGTTTGGCTGATACTTGGCGTGCTGCTTGTAATTGGAGAAATACTAACCCCGACTTTCTTTCTGCTTTGGTTTGCAATAGCAGCCTTTGTCACGTCGGCCGTCAGCACGATGTTTGGAACACTTGTACAACTTTTAACCTTCATAGCTGTAAGTGCAATCCTTGTCATTCTTACAAGACCACTTGCGAAAAAGTTGGTTAAGCAAGAACCAAGAAAAATCCATATCGACGAAATCATTGGTAAAATAGCAACAGTTGTGGAAACCATTGACAACAAAGCTGGCAAAGGCCTTGTGAAAATCCAAGGTGATATTTGGAGAGCCTACTCTGAAGACGACACTGTAATCGAAGAAGGCAAAAAAGTTCAAGTGCTCAAAGTTGAAGGTGCCCATGTTGTTGTTAGAAAGGTAGAAGGAGGTGAACAGGGATGA
- a CDS encoding MBL fold metallo-hydrolase produces the protein MILQIYSKALYSTWVYYAPERILFDAGEGVSLTMSNRIYAVKYVFLTHGHIDHIAGLWSIVNTRNNSMGDREKPLYVFYPKGNKAIEEWLQFIRKTSDDLRFELIDQPVSAGERIFLRQAGGFSRYVVPFKVRHTGSDPCFGYSVIETRKKLKDEYKNLPESEIAKLARTLGSDAITEIYEKKLLTISGDTYGIDPQDAKDSEILVHDCTFLKVSDRKMNAHASIEEVIEIAKQANVEKLILYHISTRYSGKIERYLKNIKFDGNFQLMYVDPESLFTY, from the coding sequence TTGATACTGCAAATATACTCCAAAGCTTTGTATTCCACATGGGTTTATTACGCACCTGAAAGAATTCTTTTTGACGCTGGTGAAGGCGTTTCTTTAACGATGTCAAACAGAATTTACGCGGTGAAGTACGTCTTTTTAACGCATGGGCACATCGACCACATCGCAGGTCTTTGGTCAATTGTCAACACCAGGAACAACTCGATGGGAGATAGGGAAAAGCCACTTTATGTTTTTTATCCAAAAGGAAACAAAGCCATAGAAGAATGGCTTCAGTTCATTCGAAAAACGAGTGATGATTTGAGGTTTGAGTTGATCGATCAACCTGTTTCAGCCGGCGAGAGAATTTTCTTAAGACAAGCAGGGGGTTTTTCAAGGTACGTTGTTCCATTCAAAGTTCGTCACACAGGTTCAGATCCATGTTTTGGATACAGCGTGATAGAAACCAGAAAAAAGCTCAAAGACGAATACAAAAATCTTCCAGAAAGCGAGATCGCAAAACTTGCAAGAACACTTGGTTCAGATGCAATCACCGAAATTTACGAAAAAAAGTTGCTAACAATATCTGGCGATACCTACGGTATAGATCCACAAGATGCAAAGGACAGTGAAATTTTGGTACACGATTGTACCTTTTTGAAAGTATCAGACAGGAAGATGAACGCCCATGCATCCATAGAAGAAGTCATAGAAATAGCCAAACAAGCCAACGTTGAAAAGTTAATTCTTTACCACATATCCACGCGCTACAGTGGTAAAATAGAAAGGTACCTCAAGAATATCAAATTCGATGGAAACTTTCAGCTGATGTACGTCGATCCGGAAAGTCTTTTCACCTATTGA